One Ensifer adhaerens genomic window, CCGACATGTTCTGCGCCTACATCAGCAGCATGGCTGACGGAGCTAGATCGTAGCGTCAGAACGTCTCCGTGAAGTGGCCGGTGTGGCAGGCCAAGCCGGCCGATCGATTGACTGGAAGTCTGTTCGACTGCATGTCGCCAGGGCGCGCGACCGCGCTGCAATCAGCCGTCCGACCAGAAGCGTTCCTTGTCAAAGGCCTTTTTCTGTTCGCCGAGTTGGGAGCCATCCTGCGGCGCGCGCTTTGCATCCTCGGCGCTGGCCACCGAGAACCCGAGGGCTGCCGGAAGGATGAGCTGCTCAAGATCCTTGGCCGGCGCCAGCGCCCACTTGAGAAGCGTGGCGTCGCGAATGGCCCACTCCGTGCTTGTGGACGCAGCGCGCGTGAGGCTGGATTCGGTGGCGCTCGGCGCCCGCATCGTGCCCGTGCCAAGTGCGATCTTGAACGACGAGGACGGAACGAATTGAGAGGTGTTTACAGGGAGCGCGCGCTCGCTGGCGACCGCGCGAAGCGTCGGCAGCGGTACGGTGATGGAAGCAAGGTCGAAGAACGGCGGTTCCTCGACAGCCTGCTTGAGGGTCTGGCGTTCAAGGGCTTCTTCCCCGCGGCTTTTGCGCGTTGGGAGCATTGCGGTCAAAAGGGTGCTGTCGGAGGGGGCCGCAGTCTTGAACTTTGCAGGACCGGCACTGTTGGCTGCCACGATCGACGTTGACTTGACCCGTCGCTTGTAGTCGGCCATTGCCTGGTCATAGCCCGGCAAGGCTCCGCCACTGGCCGGAAGATGGAGTGTCTGCCCCTTCGGGAAAATGCGGGCCAGTTCCTGGCGTGACATCCGCGGCCAGGCGCGCACATTGCCGACATCGAGATGCACGAAGGGAGACCCGGAGGTCGGATAGTAGCCGACCCCTCCGACTTGCATCTGCATGGCGATCTCACGCAGTCGGGTGAGTTTCACGCCCGGGATGTAGAAGTCCATCGCCTTTCCCAGCATGTGCTGGCTGTTCTT contains:
- a CDS encoding DUF882 domain-containing protein is translated as MSEYPVTAYPAPVSRGVASNGVQRIARWFGRVTAIAAIAASTMAFTTTASSAEVRSLKLFFTHTGERATITFKRDGKYDPKGLAQINRFLRDWRRNEPARMDPRLLDLVWEVYQRAGAKDYINIVSAYRSPATNNMLRGRSRSTGVAKNSQHMLGKAMDFYIPGVKLTRLREIAMQMQVGGVGYYPTSGSPFVHLDVGNVRAWPRMSRQELARIFPKGQTLHLPASGGALPGYDQAMADYKRRVKSTSIVAANSAGPAKFKTAAPSDSTLLTAMLPTRKSRGEEALERQTLKQAVEEPPFFDLASITVPLPTLRAVASERALPVNTSQFVPSSSFKIALGTGTMRAPSATESSLTRAASTSTEWAIRDATLLKWALAPAKDLEQLILPAALGFSVASAEDAKRAPQDGSQLGEQKKAFDKERFWSDG